A genomic stretch from Aedes albopictus strain Foshan chromosome 2, AalbF5, whole genome shotgun sequence includes:
- the LOC109433067 gene encoding cuticle protein 19-like, giving the protein MFKVIALVACLVLVVVSAEYYVVEEHQEHDDHYDAYPKYKFEYGVMDPHTGDHKSQWEHRDGDVVVGSYSVDEADGTHRVVTYNSDDHNGFQAHVQRVGHAQHPHGESYSHIDQHH; this is encoded by the exons atgttcaAA GTCATCGCATTGGTTGCCTGCTTAGTCCTTGTGGTAGTATCGGCGGAATACTACGTAGTTGAGGAGCATCAGGAACACGACGACCACTACGATGCCTACCCGAAGTACAAATTCGAATACGGAGTTATGGATCCGCACACCGGTGATCACAAGAGCCAGTGGGAGCACCGGGACGGAGACGTTGTGGTTGGATCGTACTCGGTCGATGAAGCCGACGGAACCCACCGGGTGGTGACCTACAACTCCGATGACCACAACGGATTCCAGGCCCATGTGCAGCGCGTCGGACATGCCCAGCACCCGCATGGCGAGAGCTATTCTCATATCGATCAGCATCATTGA